A region from the Salicibibacter cibarius genome encodes:
- a CDS encoding TRAP transporter permease — MADTSKQHEENMETIEAPEETAEQAMEAEGSDRSVFGWKAILILIISVALSLYHLYTAGFGLIVSTNQHLFIHLLAGLILIFLIFPRKKGLGQTTIAWYDMALAGIVLVVGSFVMLNQTHQTILQGSMETSHMFAGIIMILLLLEAARRVVGKPLLIIAFIFIAYYFLGDYLPAPFGHSRANFEQFIYEMMYTSTGILGTPLSVSANYVFIFILFGAILEATGAGKMFIDLALRAVGHSRGGPAKAAVVGSGFMGSISGSSVANAVTTGTFTIPLMKKVGFRPQTAGGIEVASSSSGQFLPPVMGAAAFLMIEYTPYSYAQIMVSALIPAILTYIAILWMVHIESLKHNIQGLAKDSLVSGRKSLLQQGYLIVPIIALVYFVMAGNTVFNAAFYSIVMLLTVAVLAHRLRGRFGAGLLISGMLAIIAYGMHYFFGWHMEISIMIAIGAFICVFFVLFQNKFKIASAPIKFGFRELMVSLEMASRKALTVIAACATAGILIGIINLTGLSGSLPTIIVGFAGDQLLLVLFFTFIACLIVGLGLPTTATYVILASMIAPALIEMNVPIMAAHLFVLYYGVLADDTPPVNLPAYAVSGIAKADPIVTGVQGFKYDAGALLLPFVFVMNTIILLLPENQGMFAWYEIVWAIFTALVGILAFVTVIQNYMFVKYRWFEWILALSSALVFIHPAFVSDLIGVALFALLISIHLLRKKAIDREDRVEVTA; from the coding sequence ATGGCAGATACTTCAAAACAGCACGAGGAAAATATGGAAACCATTGAAGCTCCGGAAGAAACAGCGGAGCAAGCGATGGAAGCAGAAGGAAGCGACCGAAGCGTTTTCGGTTGGAAAGCGATACTGATTCTCATCATATCTGTTGCGCTTTCTCTTTACCATTTATATACGGCCGGTTTCGGTTTGATCGTATCCACAAATCAGCACTTATTTATTCACCTGCTTGCTGGGCTCATCCTTATTTTCCTTATCTTCCCTAGAAAAAAAGGATTGGGTCAAACGACCATTGCCTGGTATGACATGGCACTCGCGGGAATAGTGCTCGTTGTGGGCTCATTTGTCATGCTGAACCAAACCCACCAAACGATACTCCAGGGAAGTATGGAGACGAGCCATATGTTCGCCGGGATTATCATGATCCTATTGCTCTTGGAAGCGGCTCGGCGAGTAGTTGGAAAACCTTTATTGATTATTGCTTTTATATTCATTGCCTATTATTTCTTAGGGGATTATTTGCCCGCGCCCTTTGGGCATAGTCGGGCCAATTTTGAACAGTTCATTTATGAAATGATGTACACCTCGACGGGAATCTTAGGAACTCCTTTGTCTGTTTCGGCTAATTATGTTTTCATTTTCATTCTGTTCGGAGCAATTTTGGAAGCGACCGGCGCAGGCAAAATGTTTATCGATCTGGCTCTCCGCGCCGTCGGCCATTCTCGGGGCGGACCGGCAAAAGCAGCCGTCGTTGGCTCCGGATTTATGGGCTCCATTTCCGGAAGCTCGGTAGCAAACGCCGTTACTACCGGTACATTCACGATCCCGCTTATGAAAAAGGTAGGGTTCCGGCCACAAACAGCAGGCGGAATCGAAGTCGCCTCATCATCAAGCGGACAGTTTTTGCCGCCGGTCATGGGCGCTGCCGCCTTTCTCATGATTGAATACACGCCCTACAGCTACGCGCAAATTATGGTTTCCGCCTTAATTCCCGCGATATTAACGTATATCGCGATCCTTTGGATGGTTCACATCGAATCATTGAAACACAACATCCAGGGATTGGCAAAAGATTCACTCGTTTCCGGACGAAAAAGTTTGTTGCAGCAGGGTTATCTGATTGTTCCGATCATCGCGCTTGTGTATTTTGTCATGGCCGGGAACACCGTCTTTAATGCTGCCTTTTATTCGATTGTGATGCTTTTGACGGTTGCTGTTCTCGCCCATCGCTTGAGGGGGCGTTTCGGAGCAGGATTGCTGATTTCAGGGATGCTCGCAATAATTGCGTATGGCATGCATTATTTCTTCGGTTGGCATATGGAAATTTCTATTATGATCGCAATCGGAGCCTTTATTTGTGTGTTCTTCGTGCTTTTTCAAAATAAATTCAAGATTGCCTCTGCCCCTATTAAATTCGGATTTCGCGAATTAATGGTCAGCCTTGAAATGGCGTCACGAAAAGCACTCACTGTCATTGCCGCCTGTGCAACCGCAGGTATCCTCATTGGCATCATTAACTTGACGGGACTATCCGGCTCACTTCCTACCATTATCGTAGGTTTTGCAGGCGATCAATTGCTTCTTGTTCTCTTTTTCACCTTTATCGCCTGTCTCATCGTCGGACTGGGACTCCCGACAACAGCAACTTATGTTATTTTGGCATCCATGATCGCACCGGCGCTTATCGAGATGAACGTGCCGATTATGGCTGCACACTTATTCGTTCTTTACTACGGTGTGCTTGCCGATGATACGCCTCCGGTGAACTTGCCGGCGTATGCCGTATCCGGGATTGCGAAAGCGGACCCGATCGTTACCGGAGTCCAAGGCTTCAAGTATGACGCCGGGGCCTTGTTGCTCCCATTTGTGTTCGTCATGAATACGATCATCTTGTTATTGCCTGAAAATCAAGGGATGTTTGCCTGGTATGAAATTGTTTGGGCCATATTCACCGCCCTCGTCGGCATACTGGCATTCGTCACCGTCATCCAAAACTATATGTTCGTAAAATACCGCTGGTTTGAGTGGATATTGGCCCTCAGTTCCGCGCTAGTATTCATTCACCCTGCTTTTGTTTCAGACCTCATTGGTGTGGCGCTCTTTGCGCTACTCATCAGCATTCATTTGCTGCGCAAAAAAGCGATAGACCGAGAGGACAGAGTAGAAGTCACGGCCTAA
- a CDS encoding DUF1850 domain-containing protein, translated as MRTSLTFLQGRQGVFFLFLVPLLLLIVFWEQTPKLQVVATASNDVLFEEEIQPGDTFFHEYIHSVMKTPIREVFEINDDFEIVSKETWTQAFGAGIPYDSNEPIRKEDDFYIIPDDGRVVEELRLIPSNLYTHTFEFKNETLYLSDMEEDDRRVMIHVQGG; from the coding sequence ATGAGAACCAGCTTAACTTTTTTGCAAGGGAGACAGGGAGTCTTCTTCCTCTTCCTTGTTCCTCTTCTTTTATTGATCGTCTTTTGGGAACAAACGCCGAAGTTACAAGTTGTCGCTACAGCGTCCAATGACGTTTTATTCGAAGAAGAGATTCAGCCGGGAGACACTTTTTTTCATGAATATATCCATTCGGTCATGAAAACGCCGATCCGGGAAGTTTTTGAGATCAATGATGATTTTGAAATCGTATCGAAAGAAACGTGGACCCAGGCCTTCGGTGCCGGTATCCCCTATGACTCCAACGAACCAATTCGTAAAGAGGATGACTTTTACATCATTCCCGATGATGGAAGGGTTGTGGAAGAGTTACGATTAATCCCATCCAACCTCTACACACACACCTTCGAATTTAAAAATGAAACCCTCTATTTATCAGACATGGAGGAAGATGACCGCCGCGTCATGATTCACGTGCAAGGAGGATAG
- a CDS encoding TAXI family TRAP transporter solute-binding subunit — MKKILAKTIAVGSATVLLTACGDFEEELEILTGGEQGAYYPLGGQLATLINEDVEDYDASHFATSASVVNINDIADDAGDLALTQNDTAYYAVNGEVDFEEPVEGFSAMTSLYPEVIQIVATESSGIETVEDMEGMSVAVGDAGSGTEVVSQQILEAHDITYDDITVEYQDFEDAADGLQDENIDAALMVAGAPTGAIESLAAQQDITMVEVEEDVADELLDEYPYYTEHEIEAGMYNEDDDATNTLAVQAMLIAHDELDEEVVYEIMEVIYDNTDSFETAHESGSYIDLETAQDGIPIDLHPGAEQFYEDQ; from the coding sequence ATGAAAAAGATATTGGCCAAGACAATTGCCGTCGGTTCAGCCACGGTACTGCTCACCGCTTGCGGTGATTTCGAGGAAGAATTGGAAATTCTCACGGGTGGTGAACAAGGCGCTTATTATCCATTGGGGGGCCAACTTGCCACATTAATTAATGAAGACGTGGAAGATTACGATGCTTCTCATTTTGCCACGAGCGCCTCGGTTGTAAACATTAACGATATTGCCGATGACGCAGGGGATCTTGCTTTAACGCAAAATGATACCGCTTACTATGCCGTCAATGGCGAGGTTGATTTTGAGGAACCGGTGGAAGGATTTAGTGCAATGACCTCCCTCTATCCGGAAGTCATTCAGATTGTAGCTACGGAATCTTCCGGCATTGAAACCGTGGAAGATATGGAAGGCATGAGCGTTGCTGTCGGGGACGCGGGTTCAGGCACGGAAGTCGTGTCCCAACAAATTTTGGAAGCCCACGATATTACGTATGACGACATAACGGTAGAATACCAAGACTTTGAAGATGCTGCTGACGGCTTACAGGATGAGAACATCGATGCCGCGCTTATGGTTGCTGGGGCACCAACAGGAGCAATAGAATCGTTAGCTGCCCAACAGGATATTACGATGGTTGAAGTGGAAGAAGATGTAGCGGACGAACTGCTTGACGAATACCCGTACTACACGGAGCATGAGATTGAAGCAGGTATGTACAATGAAGATGACGATGCTACGAATACGCTGGCTGTGCAAGCCATGCTCATCGCCCATGACGAGTTGGATGAAGAGGTCGTTTACGAAATCATGGAAGTGATTTATGACAACACGGACAGCTTCGAGACCGCCCACGAGTCCGGAAGCTATATTGATCTCGAAACCGCCCAGGATGGAATACCCATTGACCTTCATCCCGGTGCGGAGCAATTCTATGAAGATCAATAG
- a CDS encoding LysR family transcriptional regulator: protein MNLLSFRYFMEVADTLNFSEASKRLHVSQPGLSQQISSLENEIGFKLLKRTTRQVSLTEEGAYLYEQLYPSFHKIEDLIHEVVKSKRIPQATARISSVPSAASIWLPQLLKKMQAKLDTVELYIEETTSAQAIEAIKKQQSHLAFIRTPADLNELRNMNIAALELSRHPLVAVLSKNHPLTNEQSLDLKKLKGEAFIHFHPKNSPTLYYLLERACLEAEFVPNTLCVGPELRTIENLISHEIGVTLMPADMAAVMTEEHVTSIPIAGEDYMSSISLIWEETPYTPFITNDLIAIAKKEFSYFIHE, encoded by the coding sequence ATGAACCTTTTATCATTCCGCTATTTTATGGAAGTCGCGGATACCCTAAATTTCAGCGAAGCATCCAAACGGTTGCATGTGAGCCAACCCGGTTTAAGCCAGCAAATTTCATCATTGGAAAATGAAATCGGCTTCAAATTGCTGAAAAGAACGACGCGGCAAGTATCCTTGACGGAAGAAGGCGCCTACCTTTACGAACAGTTATATCCGTCTTTTCATAAAATTGAAGACCTTATCCATGAAGTCGTTAAATCTAAAAGAATTCCGCAAGCAACGGCGCGGATATCATCCGTGCCATCAGCGGCAAGCATCTGGCTTCCACAGTTGTTGAAAAAAATGCAAGCAAAACTTGATACAGTTGAGTTATATATTGAAGAAACGACATCAGCGCAGGCAATCGAAGCAATAAAAAAACAACAAAGCCACCTCGCTTTTATTCGTACACCTGCTGATTTAAACGAACTCCGGAATATGAATATCGCTGCATTGGAGTTAAGCAGACATCCATTGGTGGCCGTCCTGTCAAAAAATCACCCGTTGACCAATGAACAAAGCCTTGATTTGAAAAAACTTAAAGGCGAGGCTTTTATTCATTTTCACCCAAAAAATTCACCTACGCTTTACTATTTATTGGAAAGGGCTTGTCTTGAGGCTGAATTTGTGCCAAACACGCTTTGTGTCGGCCCTGAATTGCGGACAATTGAAAACTTGATTAGCCACGAAATCGGCGTCACGCTTATGCCTGCCGATATGGCCGCTGTCATGACAGAAGAGCATGTAACATCCATTCCCATCGCGGGTGAAGACTACATGAGTTCCATCTCACTGATTTGGGAGGAAACACCTTATACACCTTTTATTACGAATGACTTAATCGCGATTGCAAAAAAAGAATTTTCTTATTTTATTCATGAATAG
- a CDS encoding NAD(P)H-dependent amine dehydrogenase family protein, giving the protein MSNDKIALVPYGLGPIGKEILKKGVTDEAFDVIGGVDIDPELIGKPLTSTLQGEGPKDAVVVSDVSELSEKAEPYQQKMAVHATGSNVPSVWPQIRQLLDHGYHVVTTCEEMLYPWDRYPSLSQEIDEYAKSKGLSVIGSGINPGFVMDSLPLTATTVTDRVRSVKAIRQANVGERRVPLQKKVGIGKSEEDFRQLAQDGKIGHVGLEETVRLVAAGLNVKIEHLETKLEPTFATQDYELSWLTLKTGEVSGQHQTAKATTSENVSVEMELTMALGVESKDEIFIEGTDPVHVIIPNGIFGDTATASMIINTGKRIVTQQKPGLLTMLDAGLPFHSVHPIPAQVNR; this is encoded by the coding sequence ATGTCAAACGACAAAATTGCACTTGTTCCTTATGGGCTAGGCCCAATAGGAAAAGAGATTTTAAAGAAAGGAGTGACAGATGAAGCATTTGATGTAATCGGCGGGGTTGATATTGATCCGGAATTGATCGGAAAACCGCTGACGTCCACTCTTCAGGGAGAAGGGCCAAAAGACGCCGTTGTTGTCTCCGATGTTTCTGAACTATCTGAGAAGGCCGAACCTTATCAACAAAAAATGGCCGTGCATGCAACCGGTTCCAATGTTCCTTCCGTGTGGCCGCAAATTCGGCAATTGCTTGATCATGGTTATCATGTCGTGACCACTTGTGAAGAAATGCTCTATCCGTGGGATCGGTATCCGTCTCTCAGTCAAGAGATTGATGAATATGCGAAAAGCAAAGGTTTATCCGTCATTGGAAGTGGCATCAATCCCGGATTTGTAATGGATTCCCTCCCACTCACCGCCACAACTGTGACGGATCGCGTCCGCTCGGTGAAAGCGATTCGCCAAGCGAATGTTGGAGAACGGCGGGTCCCGTTACAGAAAAAAGTTGGGATAGGAAAAAGTGAAGAAGACTTCCGTCAACTTGCACAGGATGGGAAAATCGGGCATGTCGGCTTGGAGGAAACCGTTCGTCTTGTTGCCGCCGGATTAAACGTCAAAATCGAGCATTTGGAAACAAAACTGGAACCGACGTTTGCCACCCAAGACTATGAACTTTCCTGGTTGACGCTTAAAACTGGCGAAGTCAGTGGCCAACACCAAACAGCAAAAGCTACCACTTCAGAAAACGTAAGCGTTGAGATGGAGTTAACAATGGCTTTAGGCGTCGAGTCGAAAGATGAAATCTTCATCGAAGGAACGGACCCGGTTCATGTCATTATTCCAAACGGAATTTTCGGCGATACCGCGACCGCTTCCATGATCATTAATACCGGCAAACGAATTGTTACGCAGCAAAAACCGGGATTATTAACCATGCTGGACGCCGGGCTTCCTTTTCACAGTGTCCATCCGATCCCTGCACAGGTAAACAGATGA
- a CDS encoding Uma2 family endonuclease produces MCERKPIGKTNKVKEQPETFSEIEAPYERPLIEERYEIINGARYYLSPSPGLDHQLLATKMSSVMHDVCQSNGIVVVAPMDVHLDKDNVLQPDVIFISNENMHIVHGQKIEGPPDLVVEILSPGSGKHDKINKKAIYEHFGIPEFWVVDPPHETVDQFVLGEGRYHLHGTFSEDHSLTSPKLACVHIDVKALFQEKIEYRQ; encoded by the coding sequence ATGTGTGAACGAAAACCTATCGGCAAAACAAATAAGGTGAAAGAACAACCGGAGACTTTTTCTGAAATTGAGGCTCCCTATGAAAGACCGCTTATCGAAGAACGGTATGAAATCATCAACGGGGCTCGTTATTATTTATCGCCCTCTCCGGGACTTGATCACCAGCTTTTGGCTACAAAAATGTCGAGCGTGATGCATGATGTTTGTCAATCAAACGGGATTGTCGTCGTAGCCCCGATGGATGTGCATTTGGATAAAGATAATGTGTTACAACCTGATGTTATTTTTATTTCTAATGAAAATATGCATATTGTTCATGGTCAAAAAATTGAAGGTCCGCCCGATCTTGTTGTGGAAATTTTGTCCCCGGGATCTGGGAAACACGATAAAATAAATAAAAAAGCGATATACGAACACTTTGGCATTCCCGAGTTTTGGGTCGTCGATCCTCCTCACGAGACCGTTGATCAATTCGTGTTGGGCGAGGGGAGATATCATTTGCATGGAACATTTAGCGAGGACCATTCATTAACTTCGCCGAAGCTGGCGTGTGTTCATATAGATGTGAAAGCATTGTTTCAAGAAAAAATAGAATATAGGCAGTGA
- a CDS encoding tripartite tricarboxylate transporter permease: MSIILDGLITALQPINLLLLLLGALLGTIVGILPGLGPATGIAVLIPLTFGMEPVSALILMAAIYYGALFGGSRSSILINTPGDGSSVAATFDGYPMTKNGQAGQAMSIAAIASLFGGIMAIFGFIFLAIPLADFALNFGPAEFVLLFLFALSIVVTLSVGNTIKGFLSMFVGLGIATIGVDLQSEVQRFTLGIPELIEGIDFIVVIIGIYAIGEVLYNLFNISQPKTTDHNIGRKLFTKEQWKRSLGPIVRSGPIGFILGALPGSGGTISSLFAYSAQRSLSKKPEEYGKGKVEGLVAPESANSASAVGALIPTLTMAIPGSGATAVMLGALIMIGVTPGPLLFEDSPDLVWTLINSMFIGNIILVTLNIALVGVLMKVLHTPPKVLYPVILLLSFIGVYTLGYSTIDFYILLIAGAVGLLMRVMNYPVVPLILALIVGGDLEQEFQRSMVIYDNAFGILFASPITIVLGILTLLSIVLPLISKWLKRRNRKKQPSQSM; the protein is encoded by the coding sequence ATGAGTATCATTCTTGATGGGCTGATCACTGCGCTACAGCCGATTAATTTGTTGCTACTGTTATTAGGTGCACTGTTGGGAACCATTGTCGGTATTTTGCCGGGATTGGGTCCAGCTACGGGGATTGCTGTGCTCATTCCATTAACGTTTGGAATGGAGCCTGTTAGTGCTTTAATATTAATGGCCGCTATTTACTACGGGGCTTTATTCGGTGGTTCGAGAAGTTCGATTTTAATTAACACACCCGGAGACGGATCTTCGGTCGCGGCTACCTTTGACGGCTATCCGATGACGAAAAACGGACAAGCCGGGCAAGCCATGTCCATTGCTGCAATCGCGTCACTTTTTGGTGGCATTATGGCTATTTTCGGGTTTATTTTTCTCGCCATTCCACTTGCCGATTTTGCACTAAACTTCGGCCCCGCAGAATTTGTATTGCTATTTTTATTCGCTTTATCGATTGTTGTAACGCTGTCTGTGGGAAACACAATCAAAGGGTTTCTTTCGATGTTTGTCGGTTTGGGGATTGCAACCATTGGGGTTGATTTGCAATCGGAAGTGCAGCGGTTCACTCTTGGCATTCCGGAATTAATCGAAGGCATTGATTTCATAGTTGTCATTATTGGCATCTATGCCATCGGTGAAGTGCTTTATAATTTGTTCAATATAAGTCAGCCAAAAACCACGGATCATAACATTGGAAGAAAATTGTTTACAAAAGAACAATGGAAGCGTTCTTTGGGCCCTATTGTACGGAGTGGTCCCATTGGTTTTATTCTTGGTGCTTTGCCGGGATCCGGAGGAACGATCTCTTCCCTGTTTGCCTATAGCGCCCAAAGATCACTATCAAAAAAACCTGAGGAATATGGAAAGGGAAAGGTAGAAGGATTAGTGGCGCCCGAATCTGCAAACAGCGCATCAGCTGTCGGTGCATTAATCCCGACATTGACAATGGCAATCCCCGGTTCAGGGGCAACGGCAGTTATGCTTGGTGCCTTAATCATGATAGGGGTAACCCCAGGACCTTTGCTTTTTGAGGATAGCCCGGATCTTGTATGGACGTTAATTAATAGTATGTTTATTGGAAATATTATTCTTGTCACCCTTAACATTGCGTTGGTCGGCGTGCTAATGAAAGTGTTGCATACGCCTCCGAAAGTATTATATCCCGTCATCCTTCTTCTATCCTTTATTGGAGTATACACCCTTGGTTACAGCACAATCGATTTTTATATCTTGCTAATTGCCGGTGCTGTCGGGCTGTTAATGCGGGTCATGAACTATCCGGTCGTGCCGCTCATTCTCGCGTTAATTGTTGGAGGAGATTTAGAGCAAGAATTCCAACGTTCAATGGTGATCTATGATAATGCATTTGGCATCCTATTCGCGTCACCCATCACCATTGTACTTGGAATTTTGACTCTCTTGTCGATCGTTTTGCCTTTAATAAGCAAATGGTTGAAAAGAAGAAACAGGAAAAAACAACCCTCACAATCGATGTGA
- a CDS encoding tripartite tricarboxylate transporter TctB family protein: MRAVRLSLPILFITISLIYLIMIFQLPPALLGDPYAPRYFPMIVAAGILVFAVIDLINVRTENVEDNEDLAALIKKDSLKVIGVILAFCVGYALIFEWVGFLAATLLFLGALMFYLNGYRRWVLNLTVTLIFSFSSWYIFSQLLEISLP, translated from the coding sequence ATGAGAGCAGTACGTTTATCATTGCCTATTCTTTTCATCACGATAAGTCTTATTTATTTAATCATGATCTTTCAATTGCCCCCGGCGTTACTGGGAGATCCCTATGCACCAAGGTACTTCCCGATGATTGTCGCTGCAGGAATATTGGTTTTTGCAGTGATCGATTTAATTAACGTACGGACAGAGAATGTAGAGGATAATGAAGATCTGGCTGCACTTATCAAAAAGGATTCACTTAAAGTCATCGGCGTCATACTCGCGTTTTGTGTCGGCTATGCTCTGATTTTTGAATGGGTCGGGTTTCTGGCCGCTACGCTTTTATTCTTGGGAGCATTAATGTTTTATCTAAACGGTTATCGCAGATGGGTATTAAACCTAACAGTAACACTCATTTTCTCGTTTAGCTCTTGGTATATATTCAGCCAATTATTGGAAATTAGTTTGCCGTAG
- a CDS encoding tripartite tricarboxylate transporter substrate binding protein, with the protein MRKFALILAVLSMAGCSASGDSNEDAFPERPIEIVAPASPGGGWDMQARSVQQSIIQDDQTDENVTVVNQPGGGGEVGWQYLLQQDDPHVVSVNSSLLLTSSLLGQTDLHHEDFTQLGMLSTEWLGIATHADAGFENIDEVMDQLREDPESLSISVSPSLGSGNHLSFVQTALEAGIDPEDLNFLVYDSGGDAMNPVLGGHVDILVNSISDMVEQYEADEVDILAVSSPERLEEFQDVPTLQEEGIDVVFPHWRGIMGPPDMTEAEVDAWEEILSSAVETEQFQTDLENNDLDPLYRNTEETEEFLEEEEEFFEEIIESVELAP; encoded by the coding sequence ATGCGCAAGTTCGCGCTTATTCTTGCTGTTCTATCAATGGCGGGGTGTTCAGCATCAGGGGACAGCAATGAAGACGCATTCCCTGAGCGCCCCATTGAAATTGTCGCACCCGCTTCCCCGGGGGGCGGTTGGGATATGCAAGCACGTTCCGTACAGCAATCGATCATCCAGGATGATCAGACAGATGAAAACGTCACGGTTGTTAATCAACCGGGCGGTGGCGGAGAAGTGGGCTGGCAATATTTGTTGCAACAGGACGATCCGCATGTTGTTTCCGTAAATTCAAGCTTGCTGTTGACAAGCAGTCTACTTGGACAAACGGACCTCCACCACGAAGATTTTACTCAACTTGGCATGCTCTCCACAGAGTGGTTGGGAATTGCCACTCATGCAGATGCAGGTTTTGAAAATATCGATGAGGTGATGGATCAGCTCAGAGAAGACCCTGAATCCTTAAGCATATCCGTTAGCCCGTCTCTCGGAAGTGGAAATCACCTTTCCTTTGTGCAAACCGCTTTAGAAGCCGGAATAGACCCTGAAGATTTAAATTTCCTTGTTTATGATAGCGGCGGTGACGCTATGAACCCCGTCCTCGGTGGACACGTGGATATCTTAGTGAACTCTATCTCGGATATGGTTGAACAATATGAAGCCGATGAAGTCGATATTTTAGCAGTCAGCTCACCTGAAAGACTTGAGGAATTTCAGGATGTGCCAACCCTCCAGGAAGAGGGCATCGATGTTGTATTCCCTCATTGGCGAGGCATTATGGGCCCTCCGGATATGACGGAAGCCGAGGTGGATGCTTGGGAAGAAATATTGAGTTCTGCAGTTGAAACAGAGCAATTTCAAACAGACTTGGAAAATAACGACTTAGATCCATTATATAGGAATACCGAAGAAACAGAAGAATTTCTGGAAGAGGAAGAAGAATTTTTTGAAGAAATCATTGAAAGCGTAGAACTCGCACCATAG
- a CDS encoding response regulator has translation MNVIIAEDDYRVSLLHEQFLQPFPQFNVTGKALNGEELKKLLKQAQPQLILLDIYFPDIHGTALLSFIRSNYPHVDVIIISASDNRDDLLKAKRHGVYYYFVKPVTASDFQQVMKRYLRDYEWFQEKAPFQPKDIERLFGHAGNQYPSDKQSELPTGIDVITLEKVKEQLTRAKEGLTIDETCNGVGISRTTARRYLEYLVSISKAEPKLNYGVIGRPERVYVTTED, from the coding sequence ATGAACGTTATCATCGCTGAGGACGATTATCGTGTGTCACTTTTGCATGAACAATTTTTGCAACCCTTCCCACAATTCAATGTAACCGGCAAAGCATTGAATGGGGAAGAATTAAAGAAGCTGTTAAAACAGGCGCAGCCCCAACTGATTTTGCTCGATATTTATTTTCCCGATATACATGGGACAGCACTACTGTCATTCATTCGCTCGAACTATCCTCATGTTGACGTAATCATTATATCAGCATCCGATAATCGCGACGATTTACTCAAAGCGAAACGCCATGGGGTTTATTATTATTTTGTAAAACCAGTAACCGCATCGGATTTTCAACAAGTGATGAAGCGTTATTTAAGAGACTATGAATGGTTCCAGGAAAAGGCGCCCTTCCAACCGAAGGATATTGAACGCCTATTTGGACATGCTGGCAATCAATATCCTTCCGATAAGCAAAGCGAACTTCCTACCGGCATTGATGTTATCACATTGGAAAAAGTGAAGGAACAACTTACACGTGCGAAGGAAGGGCTTACCATCGACGAAACATGCAATGGCGTAGGGATTTCCCGCACCACAGCAAGACGATACCTCGAATACCTCGTTTCCATATCAAAGGCCGAGCCGAAACTAAATTATGGAGTAATCGGACGACCAGAACGTGTATATGTCACCACGGAAGATTAA